The proteins below come from a single Brevundimonas sp. LM2 genomic window:
- a CDS encoding error-prone DNA polymerase — MAPPIAYAELATASNFSFLRGASHPKSLVLSAILRGHTGLGLADRNTVAGVVRAWSALKALRDEGLSPPEKVRDGGGPGETSFVEDPMNDPALSDLVKARAQDFRLLTGARLAFNDGTPDIVAYAEDRAGWGRLTRLLTLGNRRALKGQCEIGLADLLADPEGLLLIVMPERRLEGLPRLLERLEAAAPGSVWLSAAMLRQGDDRRRLARLKAMAQAADVPLLAVNDVLYHDPSERDLQDVLTCIREGVTVEAAGRRLLANAERHLKPPAEMARLFADTPEALDQTQVLLARARFDLEDLTYNYPQEPTPPGWSSQGWLEDLTWRHAHIRYPDGVPAKVEDLLTKELAFIETQNFAPYFLTIHDIVRVANAKGILCQGRGSAANSAVCYVLGITCVDPAENDLLFERFLSDHRGEPPDIDVDFEHERREEIIQHIYERYGRHRAGIAATVIRYRPKSAIREVGKVLGLTEDVTARLASSQWGSWGSEISDRHVEQAGLDPNNPMIGRAVVMATRLLSFPRHLSQHVGGFILTQDRLDELVPIGNAAMPDRTFIEWDKDDIDDLRLMKVDVLALGMLTCIRKGLDLMRDHDGAPYELHTIPTEQKDVYDMLCKGDSIGVFQVESRAQINMLPRLKPRTFYDLVIQVAIVRPGPIQGDMVHPYLRRRGGLETPEYSKPGPGYNQNELREVLQKTLGVPLFQEQAMKVAMVAAEFSSKEANGLRKAMGTFRGDGTLWKYEGRMVNRMVERGYDRDFAQRCFDQIKGFGSYGFPESHAASFGKLVYISSFIKCRYPAAFACALLNSQPMGFYAPAQIVRDAQEHGVEMRPIDVNLSDWDNTLEGPSGSLALRLGFRQIDGFRQEWAERLMAARGRRFEGVETLARRAGLPGAAMRKLADADAFRSIGLDRREALWAVRRLPDDAPLPLFAAADARELGEEADANLPRMVLGEHVAADYQTARLSLKAHPMAILRPIFAAEKMLTCVDLAAKRSGTKVRAAGVVLVRQRPGNGNAIFITLEDETGVSNLVLWASMFEEYRRVVMSARLMEVEGVVEKSPEGVVHLMAQRVFDRSAELDRLSDGHRPEITLSRADHVLHPLPPSSRHTHPRDARILPGSRDFH, encoded by the coding sequence CTGGCCCCCCCGATCGCCTATGCGGAGCTGGCGACGGCCAGCAACTTCTCCTTCCTGCGCGGGGCGTCGCACCCGAAGTCGCTGGTGCTCAGCGCCATCCTGCGCGGTCATACCGGCCTGGGTCTGGCCGATCGCAACACCGTCGCAGGGGTCGTGCGGGCCTGGAGCGCGCTGAAGGCCCTGCGCGACGAGGGCCTGTCCCCGCCCGAGAAGGTCCGCGACGGCGGCGGGCCGGGCGAGACCAGCTTCGTCGAGGATCCAATGAACGACCCGGCCCTGTCGGACCTGGTCAAGGCGCGGGCCCAGGACTTCCGGCTGCTGACCGGGGCGCGGCTGGCCTTCAACGACGGCACGCCCGACATCGTGGCCTATGCCGAGGACCGGGCGGGCTGGGGGCGGCTGACCCGGCTGCTGACGCTGGGCAACCGGCGGGCCCTCAAGGGCCAGTGCGAGATCGGCCTGGCCGACCTGCTGGCCGATCCCGAGGGCCTGTTGCTGATCGTCATGCCCGAACGGCGGCTGGAGGGCCTGCCGCGTCTGCTGGAGCGGCTGGAGGCGGCCGCGCCGGGGTCGGTCTGGCTGTCGGCGGCGATGCTGAGACAGGGCGACGACCGACGGCGGCTGGCCCGGCTGAAGGCGATGGCGCAAGCGGCCGACGTGCCCCTGCTGGCGGTCAACGACGTGCTGTATCACGACCCGTCCGAGCGCGACCTGCAGGACGTGCTGACCTGTATCCGCGAGGGGGTGACGGTCGAGGCGGCGGGACGGCGGCTGCTGGCCAATGCCGAACGCCACCTGAAACCCCCCGCCGAGATGGCCCGGCTGTTCGCCGATACGCCCGAGGCCCTGGACCAGACCCAGGTCCTGCTGGCCCGGGCCCGGTTCGACCTGGAGGACCTGACTTACAACTATCCGCAGGAGCCGACGCCGCCGGGCTGGTCGTCGCAGGGGTGGCTGGAGGACCTGACCTGGCGGCACGCCCACATCCGCTATCCCGACGGGGTGCCGGCCAAGGTCGAGGACCTGCTGACCAAGGAGCTGGCCTTCATCGAGACCCAGAATTTCGCCCCCTATTTTCTGACCATCCACGACATCGTCCGGGTCGCGAACGCCAAGGGCATCCTGTGCCAGGGGCGGGGGTCGGCGGCGAACTCGGCGGTCTGTTACGTCCTGGGCATCACCTGCGTGGACCCGGCCGAGAACGACCTGCTGTTCGAACGCTTCCTGTCCGACCACCGGGGCGAGCCGCCCGACATCGACGTGGATTTCGAGCACGAGCGGCGCGAGGAGATCATCCAGCACATCTATGAGCGCTATGGCCGCCACCGGGCGGGCATCGCGGCCACCGTCATCCGCTATCGCCCCAAGAGCGCGATCCGCGAGGTCGGCAAGGTGCTGGGCCTGACCGAGGACGTCACCGCCCGCCTGGCTTCCAGCCAGTGGGGCAGCTGGGGCTCGGAGATCTCGGATCGCCACGTCGAACAAGCGGGGCTGGATCCGAACAATCCGATGATCGGGCGGGCGGTGGTCATGGCCACGCGGCTGCTGAGCTTTCCGCGCCACCTGTCCCAGCACGTCGGCGGCTTCATCCTGACCCAGGACCGGCTGGACGAACTGGTGCCCATCGGCAATGCGGCCATGCCCGACCGGACCTTCATCGAATGGGACAAGGACGACATCGACGACCTGCGGCTGATGAAGGTCGACGTGCTGGCGCTCGGGATGCTGACCTGTATCCGCAAGGGGCTGGACCTGATGCGCGACCACGACGGTGCGCCCTACGAGCTGCACACCATCCCGACCGAGCAGAAGGACGTCTACGACATGCTGTGCAAGGGCGACTCGATCGGGGTGTTCCAGGTCGAGAGCCGGGCGCAGATCAACATGCTGCCCCGGCTGAAGCCGCGCACCTTCTACGACCTGGTGATCCAGGTGGCGATCGTGCGGCCCGGCCCGATCCAGGGCGACATGGTCCACCCCTATCTGCGTCGCCGCGGCGGACTGGAGACGCCGGAATATTCGAAGCCCGGCCCCGGCTACAATCAGAACGAACTCAGGGAGGTGCTGCAGAAGACCCTGGGCGTGCCCCTGTTCCAGGAACAGGCGATGAAGGTCGCCATGGTCGCCGCCGAGTTCAGCTCCAAGGAGGCCAACGGTCTGCGCAAGGCCATGGGCACCTTCCGCGGCGACGGCACCCTGTGGAAATACGAGGGCCGGATGGTCAACCGCATGGTCGAGCGGGGCTATGACCGCGACTTCGCCCAGCGCTGTTTCGACCAGATCAAGGGCTTCGGCTCCTATGGTTTCCCGGAAAGCCACGCCGCCAGCTTCGGCAAGCTGGTCTATATCTCGTCCTTCATCAAATGCCGGTACCCGGCGGCCTTCGCCTGCGCCCTGCTGAACTCCCAGCCGATGGGCTTCTATGCCCCGGCCCAGATCGTGCGCGACGCCCAGGAGCACGGGGTCGAGATGCGGCCGATCGACGTCAACCTCAGCGACTGGGACAATACGCTGGAGGGACCGTCCGGATCGCTGGCCCTGCGGCTGGGCTTTCGCCAGATCGACGGCTTCCGCCAGGAATGGGCCGAACGGCTGATGGCGGCGCGGGGGCGACGGTTCGAGGGGGTCGAGACTTTGGCCAGGCGCGCCGGCTTGCCGGGGGCGGCGATGCGCAAATTGGCCGACGCCGACGCCTTCCGCTCCATCGGCCTGGACCGGCGCGAGGCCCTATGGGCCGTGCGCCGCCTGCCCGACGACGCGCCCCTGCCACTGTTCGCCGCCGCCGACGCGCGCGAGCTGGGCGAGGAGGCGGACGCCAACCTGCCCCGGATGGTGCTGGGCGAACACGTCGCCGCCGACTACCAGACCGCCCGCCTGTCGCTGAAGGCCCACCCGATGGCGATCCTGCGGCCGATCTTCGCGGCGGAGAAGATGCTGACCTGCGTCGACCTGGCCGCGAAACGCAGCGGGACCAAGGTGCGCGCGGCGGGGGTGGTGCTGGTGCGCCAGAGGCCGGGCAACGGCAATGCCATCTTCATCACCCTGGAGGACGAGACGGGGGTGTCGAACCTGGTGCTGTGGGCCTCGATGTTCGAGGAATACCGCCGCGTCGTCATGTCGGCCCGGCTGATGGAGGTCGAGGGCGTGGTCGAGAAGAGCCCCGAGGGCGTGGTCCACCTGATGGCCCAGCGCGTGTTCGACCGCTCGGCCGAGCTGGACCGGCTGTCGGACGGTCACCGGCCCGAGATCACCCTCAGCCGGGCCGACCACGTGCTGCATCCCCTGCCGCCCAGTTCGCGCCACACCCATCCGCGCGACGCGCGCATCCTGCCCGGATCGCGGGATTTCCACTGA
- a CDS encoding glucan 1,4-alpha-glucosidase, whose product MRRSIPALMMGVALVPLAACASMSPTPDAAVRPMIEAVAPGAPGEKPTWSSAVKTGVGASYEAYVDGQYKDGGPTGEVSRVWFSIADGVLTETMYGLIHEAQIKTMRFAVMTETGLSVEGTDTTARTEYLHTDAQGRPLSPAYRITTTDKQGRYEIEKRIYTDPNGQSLVVRTTVRALKGAVTPYLMLEPHMANTGIGDRGEATPGTLTAWEGDVALTLVPSAPFEAASVGFMGASDALTDLADGRLDHAYAASGEATGNLMLTGALPVVEAGGALSRDFVIGFGPDASAAQARAAATSRDLDGALARFNGEGTAVGWQDWIGSLTELPRMAEQATDGGKLAYASALMLKVQEDRTHAGALIASLSNPWGDTVDASTASTGYKAVWPRDFYQVAMALMALGDTQTPVAAFRYLPQVQVSDRTPGNTGATGWFLQKTHVDGQIEWVSVQLDQTAMPIMLGWKLWKAGQVSDAEMARMYAAMIKPAADFLVDGGTIGLDWNDRTVTPPWSQQERWEEQEGHSPSTTAAVIAGLTVASEIALASGDAASATRYQAAADDYAAKVEARTFTTNGTLGDGNYFLRVSRNEDPNDRAPIGEANAQAALPEDRIIDGGFLELVRYGVRAADAKSITDTLAEYDDQTIEDHLRVRYDFGPEGDKTPGWRRYGNDGYGENIETAGNYGDGGMTPGQRGRVWPFFTGERGTYELARLLQDGTPDPAALDRIRQTYVRGMERFANDGLLLPEQVWDGVGAMPEDYGVGRGTDSATPLAWTHAEYLKLLRSIADRRVWDRYAPVEDRYAR is encoded by the coding sequence ATGCGTAGATCGATCCCCGCCCTGATGATGGGCGTCGCCCTGGTCCCCCTGGCCGCCTGCGCCTCGATGAGCCCCACCCCCGACGCCGCCGTCCGGCCGATGATCGAAGCGGTCGCTCCCGGTGCCCCGGGCGAAAAACCGACCTGGTCCAGCGCGGTCAAGACCGGCGTCGGGGCCTCGTACGAGGCCTATGTCGACGGCCAATACAAGGACGGCGGTCCGACCGGCGAGGTTTCGCGCGTCTGGTTCTCGATCGCCGACGGCGTCCTGACCGAGACCATGTACGGCCTGATCCACGAGGCCCAGATCAAGACCATGCGCTTCGCCGTGATGACCGAGACCGGCCTGTCGGTCGAGGGCACCGACACCACGGCGCGGACCGAATATCTGCACACGGACGCCCAGGGCCGGCCCCTGTCACCCGCCTATCGCATCACCACCACCGACAAACAGGGCCGCTACGAGATCGAGAAGCGGATCTACACCGATCCGAACGGCCAGAGCCTGGTCGTGCGCACCACCGTCCGCGCGCTGAAGGGGGCGGTGACGCCCTATCTGATGCTGGAGCCGCACATGGCCAATACCGGCATCGGCGATCGCGGCGAAGCGACACCCGGCACCCTCACCGCCTGGGAGGGCGACGTCGCCCTGACCCTGGTGCCCAGCGCGCCGTTCGAGGCCGCCAGCGTCGGCTTCATGGGGGCTTCCGACGCCCTGACCGACCTGGCCGACGGTCGGCTGGACCACGCCTATGCGGCCTCGGGCGAGGCCACGGGTAACCTCATGCTGACGGGGGCCCTGCCGGTCGTCGAAGCGGGCGGGGCCCTGAGCCGCGACTTCGTCATCGGCTTCGGGCCCGATGCCTCCGCCGCCCAGGCGCGGGCGGCCGCGACGTCGCGCGATCTGGACGGCGCTCTGGCCCGTTTCAACGGCGAAGGGACGGCCGTCGGCTGGCAGGACTGGATCGGTTCGCTGACCGAACTGCCGCGCATGGCCGAACAGGCCACCGACGGCGGCAAGCTGGCCTATGCCTCGGCACTCATGCTGAAGGTGCAGGAGGACCGGACGCATGCCGGGGCCCTGATCGCCTCGCTGTCCAACCCCTGGGGGGACACGGTCGACGCCTCGACCGCCTCGACCGGCTACAAGGCCGTCTGGCCGCGCGACTTCTATCAGGTGGCCATGGCGTTGATGGCGCTGGGCGACACCCAGACGCCCGTCGCCGCCTTCCGCTACCTGCCCCAGGTCCAGGTCAGCGACCGCACGCCGGGCAATACCGGGGCGACCGGCTGGTTCCTGCAGAAGACCCACGTCGACGGCCAGATCGAATGGGTCTCGGTCCAGCTGGACCAGACCGCCATGCCGATCATGCTGGGCTGGAAACTGTGGAAGGCCGGCCAGGTCTCCGACGCCGAGATGGCGCGCATGTATGCCGCGATGATCAAGCCCGCCGCCGACTTCCTGGTCGACGGCGGCACCATCGGCCTGGACTGGAACGACCGCACGGTGACCCCTCCCTGGTCGCAGCAGGAGCGGTGGGAGGAGCAGGAGGGCCACTCGCCTTCCACCACCGCCGCCGTCATCGCCGGCCTGACCGTCGCCTCCGAGATCGCCCTCGCCTCTGGCGACGCCGCCTCCGCCACCCGCTATCAGGCCGCGGCCGACGACTATGCGGCCAAGGTCGAGGCCCGGACCTTCACCACCAACGGCACCCTGGGCGACGGCAACTATTTCCTGCGCGTGTCGCGCAACGAGGATCCCAATGACCGCGCCCCGATCGGCGAGGCCAATGCCCAGGCCGCCCTGCCCGAGGACCGCATTATCGACGGCGGCTTCCTGGAGCTGGTGCGCTACGGCGTCCGCGCCGCCGACGCCAAGTCGATCACCGACACCCTGGCCGAATACGATGACCAGACGATCGAGGATCACCTGCGGGTCCGCTACGACTTCGGTCCCGAAGGCGACAAGACCCCCGGCTGGCGGCGGTACGGCAACGACGGCTATGGCGAGAACATCGAGACCGCCGGCAACTATGGCGACGGCGGCATGACGCCCGGCCAGCGCGGCCGGGTCTGGCCCTTCTTCACCGGCGAGCGCGGCACCTATGAGCTGGCACGCCTGCTGCAGGACGGCACCCCCGATCCCGCCGCCCTCGACCGGATCCGCCAGACCTATGTCCGGGGCATGGAGCGGTTCGCCAACGACGGCCTGCTGCTGCCGGAACAGGTCTGGGACGGCGTGGGGGCAATGCCCGAGGACTATGGGGTCGGGCGGGGCACCGACTCGGCCACACCCCTGGCCTGGACCCATGCCGAGTATCTGAAGCTGCTGCGTTCCATCGCGGACCGCCGGGTGTGGGACCGCTACGCCCCGGTCGAGGACCGCTACGCCCGCTAG